Below is a window of Stygiolobus azoricus DNA.
CAAATCCGATGGGGGCAATCCCCCAAGGGTTAGAGAAGTGGCATAGGGATTTTGTTGCTGTGTTGAATCTACGCCTACGGAGAGATGATGGCAATGTTCCAAGCCCCGTAAACGGAGATGTGAGCACCGTGCCGTTGGGCTCGAAGGAGACCCATGACCCACCTGGTAGGTGGTTGAGGGCTAAGTCCCTACACTTGATCATGAGAGTGTAGGGACAAACAGTCAAACAATAAAAACTTTTAAACTGTGATGTAGCTATTTTCTTAGAATGTCTATTAAAAAAATTGCAATCGGAGTCTTGGGTGCCATCCTAATAGGACTAGGAGCTTACTTATTATATTTAGCGGGTATAAGTATTAAATTAGAACTAACAATATACCAGGGAGATTCAGCTGGTAAATTGTTAGTTCTAATTGGTCTTTTCCTCTTAGACTATGCCAGCCGTTGATTAATTTCAAAACATAACAAACTTTTTAACCTCTATGTATCAATATTCTCGTGACGCTGCTCTCCAGAGTTTTTAAAAAGTCAGAGTTCCATTCATTCATCACACACTAGTTTAGAATTATTGGTGAAGATGTTACGAGTGGAGATAGTGCGTACTGAAGCGGGTTATAGAAGTTGAAGGAAAGAGACTTTTTTCTTCAAGTCCCTAAACTGAATAAAGGATTTAGAAAACTCACAAATGACGTTTTACTCACGTTTTACTGCTGACTCAATCATTTCAATGCACGTAGCCATCAACAAGAAGCTTGGCTCTACACAACACGGTATGTTATTCGCTTACGAGTACAAAAAGCTTGGAAACATGTGGGCATTAGCAAAGCCAAGTGAGGTAATAGATGTGATCAAGTCAAGTAAGTTGAAATTAGGGAGGGCTAAGAGCAGGATGAACACTGAGGTCAAGGTAGAAGTCAAGGGAGAGGTGGAATTGCCAGAACCACAAGGACTGAGCTATTGCCTCTCACAGTGCGTACCAACACTTTTCGGCAAAACTTACTTCACAGTGAAGAAATTACATGAACAGAAAGTGATCATAGGTGACACTTCAGTTTACACTGGTTGGTTCACCAACGACCACATGTCAGGGCTAAAACCAGTGTTCAAGACGTTGAGCGAAGGGACTTTAGTTTTCGTCGAGAATAAGGGAGAGTACGACAAGTTACTCCCAGCTGGGCTTAACTTTATGGTGAGCATAGAAGACCTGAGGTCACTACTCGATAAGGTGAGGGTTAATGGGTAAAATGGAAGTATACTTGTTTAAGTTAAAGTTCAACACCCCATATGGTCTGAGAGTCGGAGGGCCTAAGGAGAGCATAGACACTTTGACAGCCCTGAGAATGGAGGGATATTACGTGATCCCGTGGAGTAGCTGGAAGGGGATCTTCAGAAGGGCTACAGAGATACTTTTCGCTAGCGAAAACCACTTCAAAGAGCACAGAGAGGAGAAAGTCGATAATCAGAAAGTCGAGGAGTTACTTAAGGCTAGGGGGTTTACGTTGGAAGAAGTGATGAAGGCTAAGAATCTAGAGTCAAAGTCAGATGAATTACAGAGGTTCATCGCAATGCTCAACTGCCCAATAGAGAGGTTATATGGTAGTGAGTACTTCGCTTCTGCAGTGACTTTCTCCGACACGTTAATAGACGCGGGGATCAACTTGAGGACACACGCAGTAATCGACAGAGTGACCGGAGGAGTGAGGGAACAACACTTGTTTAAGGAAGAGATAGTAGATGTGAAGAGCGTAAGCGCAAAGGTTATTGTCAGGGATGGGATTAAAGAGTGGTTAGAGACCTTAAAGTTTCTGAGCCAAGTAGGGACTTTCATAGGTGGTGGGAAGTCGAGAGGAATAGGTTATGCCGCATTGGACTTAAAGGAGAGCGAGTACGCTAAAATTGACAGCCTCACCGGAAGGCCTAAATTCCAACCGTTGAGCGACATTATTAAGGGATAGT
It encodes the following:
- a CDS encoding RAMP superfamily CRISPR-associated protein — its product is MGKMEVYLFKLKFNTPYGLRVGGPKESIDTLTALRMEGYYVIPWSSWKGIFRRATEILFASENHFKEHREEKVDNQKVEELLKARGFTLEEVMKAKNLESKSDELQRFIAMLNCPIERLYGSEYFASAVTFSDTLIDAGINLRTHAVIDRVTGGVREQHLFKEEIVDVKSVSAKVIVRDGIKEWLETLKFLSQVGTFIGGGKSRGIGYAALDLKESEYAKIDSLTGRPKFQPLSDIIKG